A window of Bombina bombina isolate aBomBom1 chromosome 5, aBomBom1.pri, whole genome shotgun sequence genomic DNA:
ACTGATTCCAGGTATGCGTTtggagttgtgcatgattttggagtgATTTGGCAGAACAGAGGTTTTGTTGCAGCTGATGGTAAGAGTATCTCACATTCTACACTGGTACAAGAACTCTTAGATGCAATTAAATTACCACATAAGCTAgcaattgttaaatgtaaaggCCACAGTACTGACTCCACTGACGTTAGACTTGGCAATGATTTTGCAGACACCATTGCTAAGGAAGCTGCGTTTCGGGGTCCACCGCACCCTGACTATCTCAGCACTAATACACAGGAACAGTTACACATGGTAATGATTCCTGCCTTAGCATCTGATGTGGATGTGGCGCACCTACAGTTTGGCGCAACTGAAACTGATTTACAGACTTGGATCTCTGCTGGTCTGACCAAAGGCCAAGATGGCCTGTGGTCAGACGAGGAGGGGAGAGTAGGGATACCACAAATTGCCGCACCATTGTTTATTAGTCATTTTCATGGTTTTGGCCACATAAGTAAACAACAGACCAAGAATCTGATGACATCCAAGTATGTCATTAAAGATCTACAGATTACACAAATGATTTGTACTATGTTGTCCATTGACTGGAAGTTTCATATTCCTTATCACCCACAGTCATCAGGACAGGTAGAGCGCATGAATAGAACCATTAAAGATAAGTTCAGGAAGGGAACTGGTGGTACATTTACTAATTGGCTTGAACATTTACCTGCAGTattggcagaaatcagaatgacccctagcACCACTACGGGTTATTCACCTTTTGAAATTCTGATGGGCAGACCTTTTCCAACCCCATGGTGTAAACAAAAAGGTTCTCCTGTGGTAAGGGGAGATATCAATGTTGTAAGGGAAGAATATGTAACTAATCTGATTGaaacattgaatggcatctatggtgatgtttcttctactctTCCTCAGCCTACAGGTATCCCGACACACCCGTTCAAGCCTGGAGATACTGTCTTGGTGAAGCAGCTCCACAAGAATAAGTCGCTGGATCCTCCTTTTGGCCTTCCAACTACAGTGATCGCTGTGACAAGAACCGCTGTCCTTACAGAGGAAGCTCCAGTATGGATCCACGCGAACCGGATCAAGAGGGCCCCAGACGACGTCAACCCTGGCCGCTCCATGATTCCATCGAGTATCGAATAGTGTGGTACCTCCTGCCAGCAGTGTTCTTCGCATCCGTGATTGTCATCCTGATCCTAATCTTCAATCCTGGTGCGCCCCTGCACAAACTCAGGCCATTCCCTAGTCCTGGTGCGCCCCGGCACAatgataataaaagtgtaattgacaATGTCACTAATCCCTTATCCATCCCTCTCACCCGTGATGTCAGAGAGTTGCATATGTCGGCATGGGAAACTGACAATGCTTTTGTTAAAGCTGCCACGAACTTATACAAAGTGACTAATCAGACTGATTCTTGTTGGGTTTGTGGCTATGTGCCTCATGGGGAGAAATTGGGTTATCCATTTGTGGGTTTTCCTATTACCGCACACAATTTGACACAAATGATAAATGATGATACTATGTGGAATTTTACACCAATAGTTAACACTGATAAAGGTTTTGAAAAGGATAGGGTACACTTAGTCAATTGTGTAAACCATGGTGTTATTATGCCCCATAATCTTAATGGTACTAGTTTTCACCCCAGTACACTTAGTCAGATGCCTATTACAGTTGCCTTAATCTACAATGCAGCCACACCAGTTAATGCTACACTGTTAAATATATGGGATGGATCCTATCTTTCTTTTGAGTATATTCGTAATTTTACTGCTAAGTATACTGAACCACACAACACAATTCGTAATTGGTTCTGGCGTAACAACAGAAATATAGGTAAACAGACAGGTGCTTCTCCAGAAGCTAAGAGGAAAAGATTTCCCTCATGTCCTTCAGTTATTAAGTTACCTTATGGTTATTATTGGCTTTGTGAAAGATGGGCAGTTAAAATTATACCATGTAGCCATCTCTCACCTTGTTATTTGGGTTACATATTCCCAGCATTAAGTATTCATGACACACTCCCTAATGCTAAACTGCGAGCTTCTGATTTTACAGTTAAGACTAGTACTGCCGAGATAGCTACTGCATCTTGGTTTCCTACCGCAGCTGTCATGCGATTATATTATAAGCTTAATTTGTTTGCTACACTGGTAGATGCAGCTTTTAATTCCACTGCAGACGCTATAGAGTCCTTAACTATGCGACAAGAGCAGATCGCTCAGACTGCTCTCCAGAATCGTATGGCTTTAGATTATTTGCTAGCCGCAGAAGGAGGAGTATGTAAGCGCATAGGTTCTTCTTGCTGTGTTTTTATCTGGAACAACACTGGTAGAATACACCATGATCTTgacactttgcatgacattcaatcacACATACGTAAGCAGCCAACAGGTCTCTTTGATGGTATAGATTGGACCTTTGGTCTGAGTTCCTGGCTAGGAGCTCTTGGTATGATATATAAGCTTACTGTGTGTTTGATTAATAAGCTTACCAGTACTCATGCTAACCCTCACCATTCCTTTTTCCATAATGTCACCGCTCAGCCATCTCGCTATAAGGTTCTTTATATTCGTTAAGTTGTTttagtttttatgttattctgttagaataaaagggtggtatgttaggggtaatatgaacctgatggcagccatcttgttcttcgcagccatcttgttcctcgcagccattttagaatgaatagactttattatactgggttattatgcagtgagaatattatgcatgttatgagtttctttagctattcggccttgccaatgtaccctggcctaacgcctagaagtaagatagcataagataatgtaaacaagaggctttagacacttggttgtctctgcagatggtagtttgttatgactctgtaaatattgttatgagaaactcatgttctagcttttccatgtatttctgctctgtataactgtgtaaaatgacgcggtccaaacgtgtcatccccttaaccctatgtgctgtctctgtacgctataagacatgattacaatgttcaataaacatgaatagctttggatcataatgctgcgtggtctgaatctgttcagggagctccttatcagataaatctgcatctgcctctcgtggtaccgtaggccccaggctttggtctgcgctgacaccccccccgttggattatacaccttacagtcAGCCTACACTAAAATGTGGCACAGGGAATTAGAGATAGAACTTACAGACGATGAGTGGCATAAGATATTCAGAGCAATCAGGTCAACGTCAGTCTCAGCACACACACAGGAATCACAGTACAAACACCTAAGTCGCTGGTACCTTACGCCCGTCCGACTTAAGTCAATTTACCCTAACACATCAGacaggtgctggagagggtgtggaggaCAGGGATCTATggcccatatatggtgggattgtcccctACTGCACAACTACTGGTCAGGGATATGGGATACAGTGAAAGAAATCTTGGGGTTAGATATACCGAAAACACCGGAGACCTTGCTTCTCCatattccctttaaaataaaagatCCAACCAAGAAAGCCCTTTTGCATTTAATGCTGGCGGGAGCAAAAAGCCTAATACCACTACACTGGAAAACAACACAAATACCTACACTAGTGGAATGGAAACAAAAAGTGCAGAGCCTTCTGACACTAGAGAGATACCATTATGCAAAAATAGCTAAACTAGATAGACATGAACTTCTACTGCAGATGTGGGGTGACCTTGAGTGAGTTACTGCGCTAATTGGAGAGTTAAAGCGGGAAAAGCTTGATAAGAATAAAACAccctcattccccccccccctttttttttttttttttttttttctttctcttcttctttccctCCATTGCCTCTCCCTTACCTCCCCCTCCCTATTCTTCCCAAAACCCCTTCTTCCCCATCCATGTTTGGAAAAAACAGATCAAAGAATGGCAGATGTACCCAGGCCATGCTATGATACTGAAAATCATTGTATGTATTTAACTGATGCTTTACCTCATAGGAGGTTAAGGAAAGTGTTTCATAATAAGTTTAACGTCTTGTTAAAATATCTCAAGTTAATCATCATTACAAGGTTCAAAGACTGCAACAGGACAATATCaggaaaaattgtgaaaatgtgaGCTCTTTATTTTTACAAGCAGGAAATTATAAAACGGGAGAAGAATTTGGACTATAATGATCAACGTGTAATTAATAACTATATGTGTTAAATGTTATATGCTGAAATCCCTGTACTTTGAATcgatcaataaagctcttttgaaaaaaaagcaaaaaaaaaaaaaaaaagcaaaactaaagaCAACTAAACCCAGATCAGTAAGGCATTTTCCAAGCTATTACTCAGACATTGAATTAATAGTTGTCATTTCATTAGAATTGGTTGAGAAAATTgtagtaaataataaataatttgtgGTATAAGGGGATACAGTTTGATACGCTGCACAGTATATTCATTATAAGTCTATTACTCAATGTCATGCAATGTAAGGAAAATAACCAATAATCTGTTTGTTAAGTGCGGGATTACAAGTGCTTTAATGACTATACACTGACGTTGGCATTACAGCTCTAAAAACAAACTGCACATGACAGGAATTTACACTGCTCATTGTTCTGCTGAGTACTTGGGatgaattaaaggaacataaaaaattaaataatctgaAATGTTCAAACTCCTGAAAAAGATTActtcaaattagaaaaaaaaatccatatatatatatatatatatatatatatatatatatatatatatatataacgtttcggtcctcacagcgacctttgtcaagactgtttcgtaTTCACTACACGTGGAATATGTTCAACTGTCTTTTtaccagtccagtctgtgagtgcggtccatttctgtgttttgtattt
This region includes:
- the LOC128661675 gene encoding endogenous retrovirus group PABLB member 1 Env polyprotein, with the protein product MSAWETDNAFVKAATNLYKVTNQTDSCWVCGYVPHGEKLGYPFVGFPITAHNLTQMINDDTMWNFTPIVNTDKGFEKDRVHLVNCVNHGVIMPHNLNGTSFHPSTLSQMPITVALIYNAATPVNATLLNIWDGSYLSFEYIRNFTAKYTEPHNTIRNWFWRNNRNIGKQTGASPEAKRKRFPSCPSVIKLPYGYYWLCERWAVKIIPCSHLSPCYLGYIFPALSIHDTLPNAKLRASDFTVKTSTAEIATASWFPTAAVMRLYYKLNLFATLVDAAFNSTADAIESLTMRQEQIAQTALQNRMALDYLLAAEGGVCKRIGSSCCVFIWNNTGRIHHDLDTLHDIQSHIRKQPTGLFDGIDWTFGLSSWLGALGMIYKLTVCLINKLTSTHANPHHSFFHNVTAQPSRYKVLYIR